From the Chryseobacterium sp. G0201 genome, the window GCAGTTTTTGCAGCGCAATTTGCGTTCGCACAGTTTAAGCAGACACCTTTACCATATGCATACAATGCGTTGGAAGGTTCTATTGATGCGCAAACGATGGAGATCCATTATTCAAAGCATGCGGCTGCGTATGTTGCTAATTTGAATAAAGCAATTGCGGGAACCCCACAGGAAAAACAAACCTTATTTCAGATTCTTTCTCAGGTTTCTAAATCGACTCCTGCAGTAAGAAACAACGCGGGTGGACACTATAACCACGAGCTTTTCTGGACGATGCTTACGCCTGAAAAAAATACGCAACCTTCAGCAAAATTAGCGAAAGCAATTACGGAAAGCTTCGGAAGTATGGATGCTTTCAAAGAAAAAATGGGCAAAGCAGGAGCAGATCGTTTCGGTTCCGGATGGGCTTGGCTTTCTGTTGATAAAAACGGAAAATTATTCGTTTCTTCAACGCCAAATCAGGATAATCCTTTGATGGATGTTGTAGAAGAAAAAGGAACTCCGATCTTAGGAATTGATGTTTGGGAACATGCTTATTATTTGAAATATCAAAACAAAAGAGCAGATTATCTTGCAGCGATCTGGAATGTGCTAAACTGGAAATCAGTGAGCCAAAGATATGAAGATGCAGTAAGCAAGAAATAATTCATGAACTTAATTTGCAGCATATTTCTCACTTTATTTGTGGTATTCAGACCTCTGGTACCATTGGTGGAGTATGCTGTAAATTATGATTATATCGCGAATGTTCTGTGTATCAACAAAAGCAAACCCGAGCTTCACTGTAACGGAAAATGTTACCTGAGCAAAGAGCTTGCAAAAACCAATAATACCGATTCTTCGCCTTTAAACAAAACAAAAAATTCAGGACAGAAATTATTGGATATTTATATTCTTCCTGACATTGCAGAAATTCAAAATACAGAGAAAATATCTCTCTTTAATTTCAAATTTTCTTATAAAACAGAATATTCTTTTCTGTTTTTATATTCTATTTTCAGACCTCCGGTTTTTAGTGTATAATCTTATCTATTTGGGCGATCCCCTTTCCCTGGCTTTTCTACCCGCTCGGGTCGGGCTGTCCACTCATATCTTTTTTTAGATCCTTCCTTACGTCAGAATCTAAAAAAAGGATAACCGCTTCCATCCCTATCGCGATGGGCGTATCAACATATTATAACACTAAAAAATCAACAATGAAAATTTATAAATTTTTATCATTATTCTGTATTGCCATTACTGTATTCACCTTAACTTCTTGTCGAAATAATGACGACGATGATTCAACCAATGAAACTCCGGGAAATCTTCAGATAAAATTTGAAAACGGGTTTAATAATCTGGGAGATATTGTTTTAAATCAAACCACGCAAACTTCTTCGCAAGGACAAAAACATCAGTTTTCTGCGCTAAAATATGTGGTGAGCAACATCAGTTTATTCGATGAAAACGGAAACGAATTTAAATATAATGAAAATAATCCTGATAAAGGTGCTTTTATCGTAGACCAAGCCGACGCGGTAGCCGGAATTATTTATCTTAACCTAAATGGAGTTCCAAAAAACAATTATAAAAAAATAAAATTCGGATTGGGAATCAGTCAAAAAGCTTATCTGTTGGGACAAGACGGACAGGCAGAATTCTGGAATAAAGCCAAGCAGAAAGGAATGTCATGGTCTTGGGCAGCCGGCTATGTTTTCGTAAAACTGGAAGGGAAATACGGAACAAGTTCTCCTGTTACAGAGTTTATGAACCACACCGGAAACATGGGAAATACAACAGCAAATAATACACCCGATCTTTACCGAGAAGTTACGTTGAATCTTCCGACTACAGCAAGAGTTACGAGTAAAATTACGCCGTCCATTCATATTCTGGCAGATCTTAATCAATATCTGAGTGGAGAAACTCCGCTTACTTTGACTTCTACCAATGACATGATGATGGGCTCTAGTCAGCATTTGGTGAGCGTAACAAACAATTTAACGAAGATGTTTAAAGTAGATCACGTTCACAATGATTAAAATAATTAAAACGGGGATTATTCTTTTCTCTTTTCTAAATATTGTGTCGTGTTCTGATGAGGTAATTGAGCCGTTGGAAAAAGACGAAGCCTACAACTTGGAGTTTCCTTCCTATTTTTCTGAATTGACTTTTGATCAATCAGGAAATCCAATTACGAAAAAAGGAGTAGAGCTGGGACGAAAATTATTCTATGAAGGCAGACTTTCACGAAACAATACCATTTCATGTGGCTTCTGTCATATTCAGGAAAATGCATTTACCCATCACGGTCACACAGTAAGTCATGGTGTTGATGATCGAATTGGAATCAGAAATGCTCCGGCGATTCAGAATATGGCATTTTTAAAACGATATATGTGGGACGGAGTCATTCATAATCTCAACGAACAACCCATTATTCCCATCACAGATGCGAATGAAATGGATAGTTCGATGCCTGAAGTAATTTCAAAATTAAGCGCAGATTCTAAGTATAAAAAACTTTTCAAATCAGCGTATGGCGATGAAAGTATCACAGGGGAAAGGGTGTTAAAAGCGTTGTCACAATTTATGGCGACGATGATTTCTGCAGATTCAAAGTATGACAGATTTAAGCAAGGAAAAGAAAATTTCACCTCAGAAGAAACTCAGGGAATGAATTTATTTCAGCAGAAATGTGCTTCCTGCCACAGTGGAGAATTATTTACAGATGAAAGTTTCAGAAATACAGGAATGTATTACAATACGCAATTCAAAGATGCCGGACGATATCGAGTGACGCTTGATCAAAATGATTGGATGAAATTCCGTGTTCCAAGTTTGCGAAATATTGAATATACTGCCCCGTACATGCATGACGGAAGATTTTACACACTAAATGCAGTACTTAATTTCTATTCAGATAATGTGGAAGATAATCCTAATCTTGATCCTCAATTAAAACAAAACGGACATGTCGGAATTGCGATGAACGATCAGGAAAAGATTTTTATTATCGCCTTTTTGAAAACACTGTCTGATAAAAACTTCATTTCAAATCCAAAATTTGCTGAGTAAACATGAAAAGAATAATTTTAATAATAAGCTTGATTTTATGTAATTTATTTCAGGCTAAAACAATCGGTGATAGTCTTTATATTCCTACTGATTTTAATGAAATGGTTTTTGATGATTGCGATGCCTGCGGATGCGCTGCAGGAAACGGTTCTTCTGGTTTTGAGTCTTTATTAAATCCACAATTTATAGGGATTAAATATTTTGCACAACATTATAAAGCGAAAGAGAATCTATTTGTAAAGGATTTATCGCAAGATCAATATTTCAATACCATTCAACTTTGGGGGAAAATTCCTTTAACTAAAAAGCTAAGTGTGTATGCGAGTTTACCATTTCATTTTCATGAAAAGAAAACAATGCAGGGTGATATAAAGATTAATGGAATTGGAGATTTAAATCTAATGGGAATTTATCAGTTGATCAATTCAAAAGATAATATTCATCAATTAAATGGAGGAATTGGAGTAAAAGTTCCGCTGGGAAAATTTGATGAAAAAGGAATCACAGGAGTTAATCCAAGTTTTCAGTTAGGAACAGGAAGCTGGGATTATCAGATGGTTTTGAATTACAAATTTCAGAAAAATAAAGTTGCTGTTCTTTTAAACACAGATTATACCATTAAAACAGAGAACAAAAAGCATTATGATTTTGGAAACCAATGGAATTATTCTGCTACTGGATTCTATCAATTTATCGCCAATGAAAAAGTAATTTTTTCAGGAAAAGCAGGAATGCAGGGAGAAGTTTATGATCGAAATAAACAGTTTCGTGAAGATTTACCCAATACCGCAGGAAGTGCTTTGTATGGAAAATTGGGTTTTGAAGCCTCTTATAAAAAGTTTAGTCTTGGAAGTGAAGTCATGCTTCCTGCGTATTCTAATTTGGTAGGAGGTGATATTGAAGCAAAATCCCGATTGAGTGTTTTTATCAATTTTGGGATTTAAATAAATAATGGTGGCTTCGAGAGCCTCAGCCACCAACTGTGTACTCAATTTATAAAACCCCGGTGACTGAGGTTCTCGAAGTCACCGGGGTTTATCGTTAAAAAAATCCATAAGCTTCATCAAATCAATTTTAATTGATTTCTTTTTTGCTCCTTAAAAATATTCACAACTGAAAATTAAACTTTGCGTTAAAAAAATTCCGTTATTAAAATTAAAAATTGTTTTAATTAATTGAATATCATGCAATTAATTAAAATATTGTATCTGCCAATAATTTTCTATCTTTGCCGAAATCTGGTGAGCCATAAAAAGCGCTTAAAAGGGAATTCGGTGTAAATCCGGAACAGACCCGCTGCTGTAAGCTCCACAAAAAAGTTTTTGAAAATTATATCCACTGTTTTTTATAATGGGAAGGATTTCAAAAATGGAGTAAGTCAGAAGACCTGCCAGAAGATTTAACGTTTGACGCTTTCGTGGAATAAAGCTTAGGACAACAATGATTCTGTGCAGTTATATTGCTGTGCTTTTCATTGCTGCATTCTTATATCCATTAGCGTTATTATTTTCAAAGAGCTAATGGTATCAAAATTTACTTCCGGATTTTATAAAGTTATTATCACAATTTTTGTGCTAACGGCTCAATTATACTTTTCTCAAACCAAGAAAGACAGTATAAAAGAGAAATCGATCAAGGCTGTCAATATTTACAAAAAGAATTTTAAAGAAATTCTTCCAGCGCAAACGCTTTCGGGAGAACAATTGGAAAGACTAAACAGCCAGTCGGTTGCTGATGCATTGCGTTATTTTTCCGGAGTTCAGATTAAAGATTACGGTGGAATTGGAGGAATGAAAACCATCAATATCCGAAGTTTGGGAAGTCAGCATGTCGGAGTTTTTTATGATGGAATTCAATTGGGAAATGCACAAAATGGCTTAGTAGATCTGGGACGATTTTCTTTAGATGATATTGAAGAAATTTCACTGTATAACGGACAAAAAAGCGAAATTTTTCAACCTGCGAAAGATTTCGGGTCATCAGGATCTATTTATCTTCAGCCGAAAACGCCAAGTTTTAAAGGAAATCAAAAAACAAATTTAGTTATTAGACTAAAAAATAGTTCTATAGAGCTTTTTAATCCTTCATTTCGTTTAGAGCAGAAAATTTCGGATAAGGTTTCTGCAAGTTTTAGTTCAGAATTTATACAGAGTGATGGTGTTTATAAATACAGATACTCGAGAAAATATCCTGACGGAGCCATTGCTTATGACACGATTTTTAAAAGATTTGATTCTGATATCAGAGCAAAACGTTTTGAAACAAGCATTAATGGAATTGTAAATAACGGAAGCTGGAATGTAAGAGGTTACGGCTATTTATCAAACCGAGGGATTCCCGGAGCTATTGTCAACAACCGTTTTGATGCTAGAGGGCAAAGAATGGTTGATGAAAATTATTTTGTTCAGGCTAATTTCAGAAAAAAGATCTTTCCCAAATTTGAAACACAGTTAAAAGCTAAATTTGCCTACGATTATACTCAATATGTAGATACGGTTTCTTCGATTAAGATTCAGAATCAATATATCCAGAGGGAGTTATATCTTTCTTCGTCAAATCTGTATTCCATTACTCCAAATTGGGATGTGAGTGCAAGTGTAGACTTTCAGTATAATACGCTGGATGCTGATATGAAACTATTTTCTTATCCTACCCGTTATACTTCGCTTGTGGCTTTTGCGACGACTTATCAATGGAACAGATTCAAATTTTTAGGAAGTGTTTTGGGAACTTTTATCCATGAAGAAGTAGAGCTTAATACCAAATCTCCTGACAAGACAGAATGGACACCGGCTGCATTTTTAAGCTATCAGCCTTTTGATTCTAAAGATTTTACGGTACGAGGTTTCTATAAACGTATTTTCAGGATGCCAACTTTCAATGATCTGTATTACACTTTAATTGGAAGTTCTTCTTTAAGACCCGAATTTACAGAGCAGTACGATCTTGGCTTCACCTATCAGAAATTCTACGACAATAATAATTTCTTTAAAGGCTTTTATGTAAAAGTGGACGGTTATTTCAATCAGGTTAAGGATAAAATTATTGCTTCTCCTAATGGAAGTATGTTCCGATGGACGATGCAGAATCTTGATTATGTTGAAATTTTGGGTGCAGATGTCAATATTCAGGCAGAACTGCAGGTCGGAAAAGTAAAAATAAAACCATTATTAAGCTATACTTATCAAAGTGCAAGAGATTTTTCTGACAGGGAAGAATCTTTCTTTGGAAATCAGATTCCTTACACACCTTGGCACAGCGGAACATTTACTTTAATGGCGGATTATAAAGATTGGGCTTTTAATTACAGTTTTATATATGTTGGAGAGCGTTACGATATTAATCAGAACAATATTGCTTTTAATCATATACAGCCTTGGTATACGCACGATTTATCGATACAGAAAAAATTCAATTGGAAATCTCATCAATTTAAAGCAAGTTTTGAAGTGAATAATGTTTTGAACCAATACTACGAAGTTGTCCTAAGTTACCCGATGCCGGGGAGATTTTTTAAACTTATTCTTAGTTATACATTATGAAAAAATTAAACTTTTCTCTGCTGTTGTTTGTATTTGTCTTTCTGGTTTCATGCCGTACAGACGAATACATCATCCGTGAAGAGCAGGAAAATCTGGCTCAGCCCGAAAATACTGTGATCAAAGGTTTTTATCTTTTGAATGAAGGAAATATGGGAACCAATAAAGCCACGCTCGATTTCTTTGATTATACAACAGGAACTTATCGCAGGAATATTTATGGAGAGATCAATCCTACCGTCATAAAGGAATTGGGAGATGTTGGAAATGATATTCAGATCTATGGCGGTAAAATGTATGCGGTGATCAATGTTTCCAATAAAATTGAGGTGCTGGATGCGAAAACCGCAAAGCGTATCAAAACCATTCAATTAGAAAATTGCAGATATATCACTTTTAAAAACGGAAAAGCCTACGCATCAAGTTACGCCGGCCCTGTTTCCCTTGATCCGAATGCGCCTTTGGGTAAAGTAGCGGAGATCGATACGGTTTCTCTTTCCATCCAAAGAGAAGTGACGGTTGGATATCAGCCTGAAGAAATGGAAATTATAGGAAATCAACTTTATGTAGCCAATTCCGGAGGGTATAAGTATCCAAATTACGACAGAACCGTTTCTGTGGTTAATCTTTCGACATTTAAAGAGACGAAGAAAATAGATGTTGCGATTAATCTTCATCATATCAAAAAAGATAATTACGGTGATTTGTATGTGACTTCAAGAGGTGATTATTATACAATTCCGTCGAGTCTGTATTTGGTTGATCCGATTACGGGAGCTGTGAAGAAAGATTTTCATATCGGAATAAGTGAGATGACGATCGTTAATGACAAACTCTATTATTACGGAAACGAATTCAATTACAACACCCATACCTACAAAAAATCTTTCGGAATTATTGATGTTAAAACAGAGCAGATTATTTCCAATAAAGTGATCGATCAGGAATATGTAGATTTAATCAAAACACCTTACGGAATTGCCGTAAACCCAATCACAGAAGACATTTACATTACAGACGCAAGAAATTATGTTTCCACAGGATTTGTGTATTGTTTCGATAAAAACGGCCATTTCAAATGGAAAACCGAAGGCGGAAATATCCCCGCACATTTCACTTTTTTATATAAATAAATTACCCAAAATATGGATAAAAATATTTTAAAAATTTTAAAAACCACATTCTTTGCTTTTCTTCTTATAGGCATTATAGGTTGTAAAAGCGATAATGATGAAGAAGTAAACAATGACAATTCTTCTTTTGAAGGGCTGAAGGAAAACTACACGATTGATCGTTTCAAAGTTTTAAACATTGCCCCGAAATTGAACGGAAAACTAACATGGAGTATCAATGATTCTATTATTTCTGAAAATTCTGAATTGGATTTTATCAGTCCTGTTGTAAAAATTTATCCTTTAAAATTAAAAGTTGAAAACAACGGAACGGTAAAAACATACACTTCTTCAATATCTGTAAACCACGAAGCAGGAACTTACAGCAAATATATTTCTAATGTATTTGATTTTCGTCCGGCGGTAGGGCAGTTTATCAACGAAATTCCGGAATATCTCTCGGGAAATACCGCAAATGATATGATCGAAAAAGCCAAAGAATCTTTAGTTGGAGGAAATTCTACCATGATCACACTCGGCGGTTACGGAGGATATGTTGTTTTTGGTTTCGATCATACAATTCCGAATATGAACGGAAGAGATTTTAAGGTTCTTGGAAATGCTTTCTTCGGAAATGAAGCCAATCAGCCTCGTTCAGGCTCTTGCGAACCGGGAATTATCATGGTGGCCTACGACAGAAACAAAAACGGAAAACCCGATGACAACGAATGGTACGAGATCGCCGGAAGCGAATATTTTAAAAATACAACTGCTAAAAACTATAGTATCACTTATTTCAAACCCAACGAAAATAAGCCACCTGTTCCCGGAACTGAATTTTGGCAGACTGATGTTGAGTACATTAAATGGCAGGACACTCTTGGGAATGTAGGATTTAAAACAAGAAACACCTTCCATGCACAAAGTTATTATCCTTTGTGGATCAATGATACTTCTTACAGTTTTACAGGAACCAGACTTCAGAGTAATTTTTACGATCAAAGCGGAACAGGAGCTTACTGGGTAGGGAAGTCTTATGATTACGGTTATGCAGATAATGCTCCGAATAATGATGAAGCATCCAATATTGATATTTCCTGGGCAGTTGACCAAAACGGAAATTATGTAAAACTTCCAGGGATAGATTTTGTGAAAGTGTATACAGGTACCAATCAGGAAGCAGGCTGGCTTGGAGAAGTTTCTACAGAGGTTGCGGGAGCTTATGATTTACATTTAAATTAAAAAATTTAACAATAAAATATTTAAACTAATTAAAAATGAAAAAGTTTTATCTTTTAACGATACTTTTTCTGTTTGCATTTTTTACAAATGCTCAGATAAAAGTACAGGGAGTGCCCCGAAATGATATTCAGCAGAATATTACGACTCAAAATCAGACAAACAATACGACTTTAACATTTGCTGATGTTCAATATTGGGTAGGAACAGGAACAAACCAAGCCGCGTTTGTTGTACAATGGAACGACAGTAAAAATCCAGATGCATTAGTTTGGGGATTTAGATGGAACGGAAATGCGACAGGTGAAGACATGCTGAAGGCTATTGCAAAAGCAGATCACAGATTCTATTCTTTGCTGTATCAGGGAACACAGTTCGGTTCGGCGGTTGGCGGACTTGGTTTTGATCTAAATGGAGCAAACACAAACGCTCTTTATAAAAACGCAAATGTTACCTATCCTTATTACCCTGTAGACGGAATTGTAAACACTACAGCCTACGATTTTGATGATTATACTGCCGCAGATGCTGCAGATCACTGGTCTTCAGGATGGACAACCAACGGATATTGGTCGTATTGGGTAAAAGATCCTACTGATGCAGATTTCGGATACTCAGGAGTTGGAGCTTCAACCCGTGCTTTAGTAAACGGATCTTGGGATGTGTGGAATTTTAATGCAGGATTTTCAGATTTCCCTATTTCTTCGACAATGACTGCGGTTTCACCTTATATTTCTTCAACTAACTTCACCAACGGATATTTTATCGTGAATGAAGAATGGTTTGGTCACACCAATGGTTCTGTAAATTTTGTTGATAACAACGGAAACGTTAATTACCGTGTGTACAGCAATGCGAATAACAATCAGGCTTTTGGAGCAACGACGCAGTACGGAACAATTTACGGAGATAAATTTTACTTTATTTCAAAACAGGCTGCTGACGGTGGAGATACTCAATACACACCTGGAGGAAGATTAGTTGTTGCGAATGCTTCAACAATGCAGAAGATTGCTGGATTTAATAATATCGGCGGTGGAGATGGAAGATCTTTTGTTGGTGTGAATGAGCATAAAGGTTATATCGGAGCTTCAAACGGAATTTATACATTTAATATTGATAATTTATCGGTTGGAAATTTAATTCCTACAACCGGAGGAGGAAGCCAATACGCGGGACAGATCGGAAACATGATCCGTAGTTCACAATATGTTTTTGCGGTAAAGCAGGCTGCAGGAATTTTAGTGATCAATCCTAATACAGATACGGTTGTTACTACCATTGCAGGTTCTTTCCATTCTATTGTTCAGGCTAAAGACGGAAGTATCTGGACGGTACAGGATCAGAAAGTGGTAAATATCAACCCTGTGACTTTTGCAAAAACTGAATACGCAATCCCAACAACAAAATATATCGGATCTTGGGGAGCTTGGAATGCAGGAAGCTTTACGGCAAGTAATCAACAAAATGCTTTATACTGGATCAATTCTATCAACAGTTTCGCTTCAGGAACTCAGATCGTGAAATTTGATGTTAATACAAAAACATTTAACGAAAATTTCGCTGCAATTCCTGGACAAACAGGAACTTACAAACAGATTCCTTATGGAGCGGCTTTGCGTGTAAATCCTGTTACAGACGAGATTATTTTAAATACTACGGAAAGCGGTTACGGTGCTCATTACCAGAAAAACTGGATCCATACATTTAACAATACAGGAACTTTAACCAATACAAAAGTATTAAACGATTACTACTGGTTCCCTGCGATCACGGTTTTCCCGGATACTACGAATCCTGTGGTGAGCAATACGTTCCCTTCTCTGGTTTCTGTGAACAGTGCGACTACAATTGATCTGAAAACTGTAATTTCTGATGGTGATAACTTAGCTGCGGCTATCGTTAAATCTATCAAATCAAACAGTAATGCAGCTGTAGTTTCTGCGGTAATCAATGCTAATGAAGAGTTGGTTCTTACACCTCAAGGTTCAGGAACGGCTGATATTGTGTTAAGTTTTAATTCAAATGGTAAAGTTGTTGAAAAAACGCTTGTCGTGAATGCTACTAATTCTACTTTGGCGACTGCTGAGGTGAAAAAGCTTCAATTCGGAATTTATCCAAATCCTACAACAGATGTTTTAAATATTAAAACTCAGGATAAAGTTATGAATGCTGTGATTTTTGATCTTTCAGGTAAGATGATTAATGCGCAGATTAATAATGGACAAATTAATGTAAGTTCTCTTACAAAAGGAATGTACATCTTGAAAGTAGTAACTGATAAAGCAGTTTATCAACAAAAATTTATTAAAAACTAAATGGAGATTATAAAGATTTCTATTATTTAATAATTAGATAACGAAACCCTTTACTATTGCAGTAAAGGGTTTTTATTTTTAGCTTAAATTTTTATTTTTCTAAATTAAAGAACGAAGAAATATCTATCTTCTTTGTCATTCCGTAGGAATCTAGACAGAGCTTGTGAAAATTATTATGTTAATTACTTTGTTGAGATTCCTACGGAATGACAAACTAGCTGAATAATAAAAAAATTAAAGATTAAAACTTATTTACTCTTCTTCGTTCCTTGAATATTCGGTAAAAGAGCTGTGATAATACCCATCAAAGGTAAAAATGCACAGATCTTAAATACATACTCAATGCTTGTATCATCGGCAACTGCACCTAAAACAGCAGAGCCAATTCCGCCCATTCCGAACATGAATCCGAAGAATAATCCGGCAACCAAACCAATTTTATCAGGCATAAGATCTGTTGCGTAGACCAAAATAGCAGAAAATGCGGAAGCAATGATTAATCCGATGATAACGGCAAACGCGATCGTCCAAACTAATGAAAGATAAGGAAGACAAAGTGTAAATGGAGCAGCTCCTAAAATAGAGACCCAGATAATTTTCTTTCTGCCATATTTATCACCCAATTTTCCGCCTAAAATTGTTCCGACTGCAACTGCTGCAAGAAACATGAACAGGTACAATTGAGAATCTTTTACAGAAATATGAAATTTATCGATCAAAAAGAAGGTGAAATAATTCGTCATTGAAGCCAGATAAATGTATTTTGAAAATACTAAAGCCAATAAAATACTCACAGAAAAGATTACTTTTTTTCTTGATAACTGAATATTAACGACCAAATCTTTGTGTTTTGCTGTTTTTTTGAAGGCTAATCTTTCAGCATACCAGTTTCCGATTCTCCATAACAGGATAATTCCGATAAAAGCGGCGATAGCAAATAATCCAACATATCCTTGACCTAAAGGAAGTACAATAAGCGCAACCAACAACGGCCCGATCGCACTTCCGGAATTACCACCTACCTGAAAAATAGATTGAGCAAGTCCCTTTTGTCCACCGGAAGCAAGTTGAGCAACCCTTGAAGCCTCTGGGTGAAATATCGATGAGCCCATTCCGATCAAAGCAACTGAAATTAAAATAACATAATATTGATGAGCCGATGCTAAAAGTAAAAGTCCAGCCATTGATAATCCCATTCCGATGGCTAAAGATCTTGGATTTGGCTTTTTATCGGTATAAATTCCGACAAATGGCTGTAATATTGAAGCTGTAAGTTGAAATACCAAAGTAATAATACCTATCTGAGAAAAAGATAAGCTAAACTCGCCTTTAAGAATCGGATATAATGATGGAAT encodes:
- a CDS encoding cytochrome-c peroxidase, with amino-acid sequence MIKIIKTGIILFSFLNIVSCSDEVIEPLEKDEAYNLEFPSYFSELTFDQSGNPITKKGVELGRKLFYEGRLSRNNTISCGFCHIQENAFTHHGHTVSHGVDDRIGIRNAPAIQNMAFLKRYMWDGVIHNLNEQPIIPITDANEMDSSMPEVISKLSADSKYKKLFKSAYGDESITGERVLKALSQFMATMISADSKYDRFKQGKENFTSEETQGMNLFQQKCASCHSGELFTDESFRNTGMYYNTQFKDAGRYRVTLDQNDWMKFRVPSLRNIEYTAPYMHDGRFYTLNAVLNFYSDNVEDNPNLDPQLKQNGHVGIAMNDQEKIFIIAFLKTLSDKNFISNPKFAE
- a CDS encoding superoxide dismutase, translated to MKIMKIAALSAVFAAQFAFAQFKQTPLPYAYNALEGSIDAQTMEIHYSKHAAAYVANLNKAIAGTPQEKQTLFQILSQVSKSTPAVRNNAGGHYNHELFWTMLTPEKNTQPSAKLAKAITESFGSMDAFKEKMGKAGADRFGSGWAWLSVDKNGKLFVSSTPNQDNPLMDVVEEKGTPILGIDVWEHAYYLKYQNKRADYLAAIWNVLNWKSVSQRYEDAVSKK
- a CDS encoding MbnP family protein, translated to MKIYKFLSLFCIAITVFTLTSCRNNDDDDSTNETPGNLQIKFENGFNNLGDIVLNQTTQTSSQGQKHQFSALKYVVSNISLFDENGNEFKYNENNPDKGAFIVDQADAVAGIIYLNLNGVPKNNYKKIKFGLGISQKAYLLGQDGQAEFWNKAKQKGMSWSWAAGYVFVKLEGKYGTSSPVTEFMNHTGNMGNTTANNTPDLYREVTLNLPTTARVTSKITPSIHILADLNQYLSGETPLTLTSTNDMMMGSSQHLVSVTNNLTKMFKVDHVHND
- a CDS encoding TonB-dependent receptor plug domain-containing protein codes for the protein MVSKFTSGFYKVIITIFVLTAQLYFSQTKKDSIKEKSIKAVNIYKKNFKEILPAQTLSGEQLERLNSQSVADALRYFSGVQIKDYGGIGGMKTINIRSLGSQHVGVFYDGIQLGNAQNGLVDLGRFSLDDIEEISLYNGQKSEIFQPAKDFGSSGSIYLQPKTPSFKGNQKTNLVIRLKNSSIELFNPSFRLEQKISDKVSASFSSEFIQSDGVYKYRYSRKYPDGAIAYDTIFKRFDSDIRAKRFETSINGIVNNGSWNVRGYGYLSNRGIPGAIVNNRFDARGQRMVDENYFVQANFRKKIFPKFETQLKAKFAYDYTQYVDTVSSIKIQNQYIQRELYLSSSNLYSITPNWDVSASVDFQYNTLDADMKLFSYPTRYTSLVAFATTYQWNRFKFLGSVLGTFIHEEVELNTKSPDKTEWTPAAFLSYQPFDSKDFTVRGFYKRIFRMPTFNDLYYTLIGSSSLRPEFTEQYDLGFTYQKFYDNNNFFKGFYVKVDGYFNQVKDKIIASPNGSMFRWTMQNLDYVEILGADVNIQAELQVGKVKIKPLLSYTYQSARDFSDREESFFGNQIPYTPWHSGTFTLMADYKDWAFNYSFIYVGERYDINQNNIAFNHIQPWYTHDLSIQKKFNWKSHQFKASFEVNNVLNQYYEVVLSYPMPGRFFKLILSYTL
- a CDS encoding cell surface protein: MDKNILKILKTTFFAFLLIGIIGCKSDNDEEVNNDNSSFEGLKENYTIDRFKVLNIAPKLNGKLTWSINDSIISENSELDFISPVVKIYPLKLKVENNGTVKTYTSSISVNHEAGTYSKYISNVFDFRPAVGQFINEIPEYLSGNTANDMIEKAKESLVGGNSTMITLGGYGGYVVFGFDHTIPNMNGRDFKVLGNAFFGNEANQPRSGSCEPGIIMVAYDRNKNGKPDDNEWYEIAGSEYFKNTTAKNYSITYFKPNENKPPVPGTEFWQTDVEYIKWQDTLGNVGFKTRNTFHAQSYYPLWINDTSYSFTGTRLQSNFYDQSGTGAYWVGKSYDYGYADNAPNNDEASNIDISWAVDQNGNYVKLPGIDFVKVYTGTNQEAGWLGEVSTEVAGAYDLHLN
- a CDS encoding YncE family protein codes for the protein MKKLNFSLLLFVFVFLVSCRTDEYIIREEQENLAQPENTVIKGFYLLNEGNMGTNKATLDFFDYTTGTYRRNIYGEINPTVIKELGDVGNDIQIYGGKMYAVINVSNKIEVLDAKTAKRIKTIQLENCRYITFKNGKAYASSYAGPVSLDPNAPLGKVAEIDTVSLSIQREVTVGYQPEEMEIIGNQLYVANSGGYKYPNYDRTVSVVNLSTFKETKKIDVAINLHHIKKDNYGDLYVTSRGDYYTIPSSLYLVDPITGAVKKDFHIGISEMTIVNDKLYYYGNEFNYNTHTYKKSFGIIDVKTEQIISNKVIDQEYVDLIKTPYGIAVNPITEDIYITDARNYVSTGFVYCFDKNGHFKWKTEGGNIPAHFTFLYK
- a CDS encoding transporter gives rise to the protein MKRIILIISLILCNLFQAKTIGDSLYIPTDFNEMVFDDCDACGCAAGNGSSGFESLLNPQFIGIKYFAQHYKAKENLFVKDLSQDQYFNTIQLWGKIPLTKKLSVYASLPFHFHEKKTMQGDIKINGIGDLNLMGIYQLINSKDNIHQLNGGIGVKVPLGKFDEKGITGVNPSFQLGTGSWDYQMVLNYKFQKNKVAVLLNTDYTIKTENKKHYDFGNQWNYSATGFYQFIANEKVIFSGKAGMQGEVYDRNKQFREDLPNTAGSALYGKLGFEASYKKFSLGSEVMLPAYSNLVGGDIEAKSRLSVFINFGI